In a single window of the Gossypium hirsutum isolate 1008001.06 chromosome D02, Gossypium_hirsutum_v2.1, whole genome shotgun sequence genome:
- the LOC121214406 gene encoding pentatricopeptide repeat-containing protein At3g26782, mitochondrial-like codes for MANIYTSAGKWKEAAKTRSMMRNKGSVKEPGWSQIKINGSVHVFMAGDRSHHRSASIYEKLNELNTKLKEAGYVAETDMVVHDLENEDKEESMKVHSERLAVAWGLIGTEPGTTLTIIKNLQTCGDCHSFLKFTSRLQAGILL; via the coding sequence ATGGCTAATATATATACATCGGCTGGTAAGTGGAAGGAAGCAGCTAAAACAAGAAGCATGATGAGGAATAAAGGATCGGTTAAAGAACCCGGTTGGAGCCAGATCAAGATCAATGGCTCGGTACATGTTTTTATGGCCGGAGATAGATCACATCATCGGTCTGCTAGTATCTATGAAAAGTTGAATGAGCTTAATACAAAACTTAAAGAAGCCGGATATGTTGCTGAAACAGATATGGTAGTTCATGACTTGGAAAATGAAGACAAAGAGGAGTCTATGAAGGTTCATAGTGAACGATTGGCTGTCGCTTGGGGACTTATCGGTACTGAGCCAGGAACTACTCTTACGATCATAAAGAACCTACAAACTTGTGGTGATTGTCACTCGTTTTTGAAGTTTACTTCCAGGTTACAGGCAGGCATCTTATTGTGA